In Pseudomonas sp. FP1742, the DNA window TTCAAGAACAGCGGCTATGGACGCGAAAGCGGCATCGATTCGGTGCTGGCCTACACCGAGCTGAAAACGGTGTGGATCAACCTGTCTCAGGCGCCAATGCCTGATCCCTTCGTGATGCGCTAGGAGACCGCCGACATGATCGAACCCGGCATTTACAAAGACGTCATGAGCTCGTTCCCATCCGGGGTCACGGTGGTCACCACCCTGGACCCGGACGGTGGCATCGTCGGCATCACCGCCAGCGCTTTCAGTGCGCTGTCGATTGATCCGGCATTGGTGCTGTTCTGCCCCAACTATGCCTCGGACACGTACCCGATTCTGCGTGACAGCAAGCAGTTCGCGATTCATCTGCTATCGGCCGACCAGACTGCCGAAGCCTATGCGTTTGCCGGTAAAGGCAAGGACAAGGCCAAAGGCATCGACTGGCACCTCAGCGAGCTGGGCAACCCGCTGCTGGGCAAAGCCACCGCGATTATCGAGTGCGAACTGTGGCGTGAATACGACGGCGGCGATCACG includes these proteins:
- a CDS encoding flavin reductase family protein, yielding MIEPGIYKDVMSSFPSGVTVVTTLDPDGGIVGITASAFSALSIDPALVLFCPNYASDTYPILRDSKQFAIHLLSADQTAEAYAFAGKGKDKAKGIDWHLSELGNPLLGKATAIIECELWREYDGGDHAIIVGAVKNLILPEQPVTPMVYHKGKLGPLPTLA